The following nucleotide sequence is from Nitrospira sp..
GTGTTTTGCTCGTTCCAACGCAGGCAGATGACGTTTGTGTACACAGCCGACGAGCGGATCGATTTTCGTGAATTGGTCCGACAGCTCGCCCGCCGATTCGGCGGGCGAATCGAAATGCGCCAGGTGGGGGTTCGTGACGAGGCGAGTCGGTTAGGCGGCATCGATACGTGCGGCTTGGTCCTCTGTTGCGCCAGTTTCCTCACCGAGGTCAAGCCCGTGACCGTCAAGCAAGCGCGCCTTTTGGGCCTTCCCGTGGATGACCCCAAGCTCTTGGGTGTGTGTGGACGACTCAAGTGCTGCCTGCTGTTTGAGGCCATGGACAATCGAACGCCGCCTACCAAGACTTCTTCTCCCTTGATCACACCCTCCCGCCTCCGTCAGGCCTCCTCGTAGCGACACCTTCGCAGTTTCTGTCCTCTCCGTTCCGCATCGTTCCTGCACACCTGAAGGAGTATAATGACCGTGAGGTGACGAATGCCTCAGGTATTGGTGCTCGGGGCGGGGAAAATCGGTTCTCTGGTCGCAGGGCTGCTGTCGGTCGAGGGACATTATGAAGTCCATCTTGCCGACCTGACTCTGGATGGCCCCAAGCGCCTGATCGATGAGTTGTCGCTGACGTCCGTGACCCCCTGCGCATTGGACGTGCGTCGAGCCGATTCCGTTGCAGCCTACGTCTCATCCCACCGATTCGATGCAGTGGTTTCCAGCCTGCCCTATTTTTGCAATCCTGCTGTGGCTGAAGTCGCACGCGCCCAGCGGCTTCATTATTTCGATTTGACGGAGGATGTAACCGTCACCGCTCGGGTACGAACGATCAGTGCGGGCTCCGACAGGGCATTTATTCCGCAATGCGGTCTCGCGCCCGGATTTATCAGCATTGTGGCTAACGATCTGATCGGGCATTTTGAATCGGTGGAGAGTGTGAAATTGCGGGTGGGGGCTTTGCCGGTTCACCCGAGCAATGCCCTGAAGTATTCCCTCACCTGGTCGACGGACGGGTTGATCAATGAATACGGGAATGTCTGCGTTGGGATCGAGGGGGGCCAGGAGGTTCGTCTGCAACCTTTGGAAGGGTATGAAACGATCGAATTGGACGGGCTGCTGTACGAAGCATTCAACACGTCGGGCGGGCTGGGCACGTTGGCCGATACGTACCGCGGCAGGGTCCGCACGATGAACTATAAGACCCTGCGCTATCCGGGACATTGCGAAAAAATTCAGTTCCTGATGAACGATCTCAAGCTGAACGACGATCGTGAGACGCTGAAGCGGATTCTGGAGCGGGCGATTCCCCAGACGCTGCAAGATGTGGTGTTGATCTATGCGGCTGTGACGGGCACGCGCCAAGGCGAATTGTTCGAAGAGACCTATGTGAAAAAAGTGTATCCGCAGGCGAGGCTTGGACGATTGTGGTCGGCCATTCAGGTCACCACGGCCTCTTCACTCTGTAGCGTTGTGGACTTGGTTCTGTGCAATCCTTCGGCCTATCGTGGGTTCGTGACGCAGGAATGTTTCCCGTTACGTTCTATCCTGGACAATCGATTTGGGATCTCTTTTCGATCGTAGGGATCAGATGAATATAGGGGCGCTTTTCGATCTTTTGGGATGGCGGCCGGAGCAGCGGGAGACTCCCCTTTCTTCAATGCCATGGGAACCCGTCGAGCCTGCCGGTCTGATTACGTCCCATAATCCCGCCACAGGAGCGCTGCTAGCGCGGGTTCGTTGTTGCACGCAGGCCGACTATGAGCGTTCAATGCGAGACTTGCAGCAGGTACAAGCGGTTTGGAAAATCGTCCCGGCTCCCAGACGCGGGGAGATTGTGCGCCGCATCGGTCAAACTTTGCGGGACAGGAAGGACGCGTTGAGCACCTTGGTATCGCTGGAAGTCGGCAAGATCAAGAGTGAAGGTGAGGGGGAAGTCCAGGAGATGATCGATATGGCGGACTTCGCCGTCGGGTTGTCCCGCATGTTGTATGGACAGACCATGCACTCTGAACGTCCCCGACATCGCATGTACGAGCAGTGGCATCCCCTTGGAGTGGTGGGCGTCATCACGGCGTTTAACTTTCCCGTGGCGGTGTGGGCGTGGAACGCGTTCATCGCAGCCGTCGCCGGCAATGCAGTGCTGTGGAAACCCTCGCCCAAAGCACCCCTCTGTGCCTTGGCCGTGCAGCGGCTGTGTCACCACGTCTTGCAGGAGGCGGGATATCCGGGGCTGTTCTCCCTGATGGTGACGAATGAAGTTGAAATGGCCGAGCGAATGGTGAGGGATGATCGGCTGCCGTTGATCTCCTTCACGGGGTCCGTGCCGGTTGGGCGTCGGGTTGCGGAGACAGTGGGGCGGCGCCTCGGCCGATCTTTGCTGGAGTTGAGCGGCAACAACGCAGTCATCGTGGACGAAACGGCTGATCTTGATCTGGCTACCAGGGCGATCCTCTTTGGCGCGGTAGGTACGGCGGGGCAGCGTTGCACCAGCACGCGGCGATTGATCGTCCATGAATCGCAATACGAGCAATTGATCGCGCGACTGGTCGCAGCCTATCGAGAGGTGAGGGTCGGCGACCCGTTGGAGCCGGGTGTCTTGATGGGGCCGCTCATCGATCGGGAAGCCGTGGAGCGATACCGGGAGGCGCTGGCGACGGTGATCCGGGAAGGAGGCGAAGTGCTATACGGCGGCCGGGTATTGACGCACCCCGGGCACTTTGTGGAACCGACGATCGTTCGGGCCGAGAACCACTGGGCGGTCGTTCAGGAGGAGACCTTTGCGCCGATTCTCTACGTGATGACGTACCGATCGTTTGATGACGCGATCTGGATGCAGAACGGGGTCCCGCAGGGCCTGTCCTCGTCTTTATTTACCCGCGATCTGAGAAGGAGCGAGGTGTTTCTGTCCGCCGCCGGCAGCGACTGTGGCATTGCTAATATCAACCTCGGCACGTCTGGGGCGGAGATCGGGGGGGCGTTTGGCGGCGAAAAAACGACAGGTGGGGGCCGCGAGGCCGGGTCCGATGCCTGGAAGGCCTATATGCGGCGGCAGACCAACACCATCAATTGGGGAACGGAATTGCCGCTGGCACAGGGCATCACGTTCGGGCGAACCGAAGGAGGGTATGATGGGGCAAGAGGCTGAACTAGAGGCCGTGCTGACTCGTATGACCGCCGACTTTCTCTCCCGAAACTACGCAGGCCGACTGGTGCAGGAATCTCTGGATGCGGTCGGAGTTGGCTTCGTGCCGGTGATCGATCATGTCACGATTCGCACGATGGATATCGATCTGCGCGCCCAGGAATTCGTATCTCTCGGCTACGCCTACGATGAGACTCTGCAGTATGACGACTGGTATGCCAAGGTGTATCGGCGGGCCGGATTCCCTGCCCTCTTCGTCGATCAGGCCTATCCGGATGAGCGTGGGAAGACCAGTATTATTCCCCGTTGGGTGCAGAAGTTCGGCGACCAGCTGTTCCACCACGTGGCGATTCGGGTGGAAGACATCGAGCAGGCGGTCGATCGCTTGAAAGCGCAGGGGATCGTCTTTGCCGGCGAAATCGTCGGGGCTCGAGGTGGGACCTTACGGCAGATCTTTACGGCGCCAGAAATGGTGGAAGGTCATCCGTTCTCCGTGCTGGAATTGGCCGAGCGTCATCAGGGCTATCAGGGGTTCCTTCCACCGCAAGCCGACAGCCTCATGCGATCGACTGTGCACGGCCATTGACCCGCTGGCGGTGGTCTGTCCACGCACGAGAGTCTCGACCTCGACCGTCATCCTGAGTAGAATGCCGCAGGTGCCAATTCTGCGACAATTGGCTGATCCAGGGATTGCAAGAGGAGGTGACAATTATGGTGCGACCCCGCTGCGCTCCGCGTACGGTCATGATGGGGGTGGTGTTGTGTATCGTCGGAGCTGGAACTGCTGTGGGCCAGGCCTCACCCTCCGCCCATGCTCCGCATCGGACGGTGACCCTCGACGGCATTACCGTCCCGGATATTGGGCCTCTCCCGTCGTCGGTTCCCATGCCTGGGACCAATTTAGGCTATGCTGCCAAGGTCGAATTGGGCAAGCAGCTCTATTTTGACGGACGCTTATCCAAGAACAATGCGATTTCCTGCGCGTTCTGCCACAACCCCGGAACAGGATTTGCCGATGCGCGCCAGACGTCGATCGGTGTGGGAGGCGGGATCGGCGGACGTCAGTCGCCGACGGTCTTCAATACGGCGTTCAATCCCTTTCAGTTTTGGGATGGCCGTGCGCGGTCGCTCGAAGAGCAGGCGATTGGGCCCATTCACAACCCGATTGAAATGGCGGAGACCCATGAACATGTCGTGGCCAAGCTGGGCAAGATTAAAGGATACCAGCAGCAGTTTCGTGTCGTGTTCGGCACCGATGTGAATTTGCAGGGCATCGCCGAGGCCCTTGCGGCCTATGAGCGCACGGTATTGTCGACCAATTCCGCGTTCGACAAGTATGTAGGTGGAGATCACCGCGCCATGAGCGACGCGGCGGTGCGGGGGATGGCGCTCTTCAAGGGCAAGGCTCGCTGCATTCTCTGTCATAACGGGCCAAACTTTACCGACAATCAGTTCCACAACCTCGGTGTCCCGCAGGTCGGGCCGTTGAAAGAAGATCTAGGCCGTTTCCTCGTAACCAAGGCAGAAAAGGATAAGGGCGCATTCAAGACGCCGACTCTGCGCAGCATTGCCGAAACTGCTCCGTACATGCACGATGGTGTGTACAAGACGTTGGAGGAGGTGGTGGAGTTTTTGGACCAAGGTGGCGAGGCCAACCCCAATTTGAGCCCGATGATAAGACCATTGGGGCTGACCGCGGAGGAAAAGGCCGACTTAATTGCATTTCTGCAGGCATTGACAGGAGAGCCCCTCAAAGTAGTCATGCCCAAATTGCCCCAGTGAGGCTTGCGCAGGTGCGGTGGTCGACCATTGGGGCTCGAGAAAAAACTTAGAGGAGAGGAAGTTTTGCGAATCGTTTCTCTGAAACGGGACTCTAAGCTAGAGGTGCGTGAGGAGCAGTCGGTTGCAGAGACCGGCTTCGGTAACCAACCAAACCATAGAGGAGGCCACCTGTGATGAAAAAAGGACTACTGGCTGTTTTGGCGGCAGCCACAATCGGATGCGCGGGAGTTGCTCCCCAAAAGGCCGTGAGCGGAGAACCGCAGTCTCCGGTTCAAGGTTTTGATATCCATGTGCAGGCCCCCCATCTCATGCCCAACGGGGAGCCGGGGGGCCCCTTCCATCACTACTGTAAGGGCATCTCAGACCAAATTCTGCAGTGTCTATTGTTCGATTCGCCGGATCCCAAAGCTAAATTGGTAGCGATCGAGTATTTCGTCTCGAAAGACCTCACCAGGAAATTGCCTCCGATTCAATGGCACCGGCACTTCCATGACCACAAGGTTGAAATTGCGACCGGTCGGGTGCAGGTGCTGGACCTTCCGCCGGACCAGGCAGCAAAGGTGGCGGAAGTGGCGGCGGGGACCGACGGCGTCATTTACCACCTCTGGCAGGCTGGGCAAGAGTTCCCCGATGGAACAGTCTCGTTCCCGCAGTCCCTGGGGCATAAATTCCCCGGGCACTCTGAGAAGTAAAGCCGTCTTGGGCCGGGCCTCATCCTGCTGGGATGGGGCCTGGCCTCAACCGACGTGGCAAGAAGAGACATGGCCGGGTGCGGGGAACGCTATGGTGCCAGAACGATGGAAGAGGCTGGTTTTCTGTTTTTTCATTCTTGGCGTTGGGGCGTGTCCAGCATTGGCAGCCGATCAAGCGGTCTTGAGGCCTCGCGTCCCGGCCGACAAAATCGACGAAGCGAAAGCCTGGGCGAATCCCGTCCCAGCGACAGCTGACAACATCGAAAAGGGGAAAGCGCTCTTTCAAGGAAAGGCGTTTTGTGCGACCTGCCATGGCAGGGACGGGAAGGGGCTGGCCGACATCGAAGGGCTGCGCGGGAAATTGCCGAGAAATTTTACCGACAAAGTATGGCAAACTGCGAGAAGCGATGGAGAACTATTCTGGATCCTGAAGAATGGAAGTCCAGGAACCGATATGGCCTCCTTCGTTCCGCTCGTGCTGACGGAAGAAGAGGCGTGGCAGGTGCTCTTGTATGTGCGCTCGTTCGGCCGTTGATGCGATCTGTATAGGTCGTGCCTCCGGAGTACTCCCCTGCGGCCCTCCTAGAATACTCAGTTCCAGTGTCACCTTCCCTGGAGCGACTTGAGAAATGTCGCCAGGCGAGACTGCTCCTGCTGGGGGAACCGCAGAAATTCTACGCCCATGCGATCGCCGTCAACCCAACGCACCGCCGCCAGCTCGACAATCAGGGAGCGATGGTGGTCAGGCAACAAGATTCTGAGGGGCATATAACTGCCCTGCAGGACCGCGCGGTCACACTCGAGTAGGCAACCGGCTTGCGAGAGGTTCCGCACGGTCCCTTCCGCAATGAAGAGTGTTCCGCTGAATAGAGCTGGGCATGTGATATTCAGCCGGTGATGCAGCCGGTCAAACGACAGTGTCGCTGTCGCATGGTCTGGCTTCTGATGTGCTGGAGCGGGTGGTGCGGCTTTGGGATGCATGGTGGGAGGATAGTGGTCGGACGGTTGAAACGGTATCCTGCATTGGAGGGGCGGCGTGCTGTGGTGACAGCGCTCGCTCGTTCGGCAATCACTCCTGCCACCACACCAACCGAATTAACCAAACTCCTGCCACATAGGTGCCAATGAGGACAATCATCACCAGCATGGTAGTACCCTCCCTTTTGACTTGGTGATCATGCGGCTGCTTAGCCCTATACCGGGAGAGGCAAGCAGCTAACATGCCAGCCATAAAATGGCTGATTTCGGTCAAAAAAGATGTGCCTAAGGGGATTGGGATTGGCCTGAGCGACTGCGAGGGCATAATGACTGTGTCTACTGTATCTGATGTGATACGGGTTGAATCGTTACGGATAAACGAAAAAATTGCGTCAAGGTCGGTTCAGGTGTGGGAGGCCGGTCTCGGCAGGGAGACGTGTGACGGCTTGGCACGTGCTTCAGCGGAAGGTAATTCGTGCCAAAGCAGCCGCAATCATCAAAAGGGACAGGATGAGGCTTACTGCTACAGATAAATTCTGTGGCAGTATGCGCTGGCCATGCTTCTTCGGAGTCATATCAGTCCCCATGACGTCCTCCGGTCATGATGCGTGAGACGGTAGGGGATGATTTTGCAGTCGCTGGTCCATCGCTAAGGCCAGTGCTGTGATCGCGTAATTGCATTGATGGCAGGACAGGAATCCGCCGGTCGGGACTAAGCTCTGTTGGTTACAGCGTGGACAATCGTAGATCTTCATCGAGGCTCTCCCTCTAGTGACAGGTGTGCGGATGGATTGCGGGGAATGGATCGATCTGCCGCTCATGCTGCGATTGCTTGTACTGAGCGAAGAGATGAGCGACGGCTTCCGCGAACGCGGTAAATTCAGCCGGCTCAAAATGGAATGTGACCGAATCGTAGCTGAAGTGTAATTTGCCGCAGCTGCACAAGGCGAGGGCTGTCCTGCTCCGTCTAGGGCTTAACGTACGCATGAAGTAAGAGCTCCTTTTGATCGCGGGACTTGGGGGAGGCGAGCCGGATGAACGGTTTGCGGTTGAGCGGCCGAGAGGACGATCTTCAATTCCTCAATTTCTCGCGCATTCAGGTCGTGGGTCAGGTGAAATCTGAGCGTGCCTGCTGGATCGACGAGTACGCTGCGGCAGCGCCCATCGGAGGGGTGTCGAGACAGATTGAGGGATCGATGGATGCGCATGAGGGGGTCAGCCAACATCGGGAGGCGCAGGGTGGGATAGAGTCGAATCCACTCAGCATGTAAGGTCGTGACCTCAGGGCAGAGCACGACGAGCCGCGCGCCGTCCCGTTCAAAGTCCTCCTGGTGACGGGCGAGAAAGGTGGCCTCGTGGAGGCCGAACGAGGGAATGGCGCAGAGAGCGAGCCACTGCCCTCGGAAACTGGACAAATCGCACAGCGTGAGGGTACCTCTCTTGAGCGCAGGCACGCGGAACGCGGGAATCTTCTGGCCGATTTCGATCATACGTTGGACCTCCTTGGTCGTGATATGGCGGGCATGCTCTGACTTGAAGTACGGTGAGGCAGCATTGTTGCTCACATGCAATAACTCTGGCATGGCGCGGGCCCTCCCTGTCGACGGTGGACGGAAAGCCACTGGAGGGGAGTGTGGACGGGGCTCTCCCCGATGCCTCCCTCCAGCGGGTCCGTTTGCGCTGCCCGGTGCACTGATGGGCATGATCAGTGCTGTCATGCTTGAGCGAGGGACGGGAACAATTGGTTCAGATCCGACTCGCACAGAGCATTACGGGCAGGACATTAGTGATATCAATTCTCAATATCAATATAGCGTCGGCCCGGATTTTGGAGAATGTTTACTTTCCGGATTCAGAAATAATTCTGAAGGCGTCGACGGCAAAGCTCGCTGGAAGTGGCGTTGCGATGGTCAGGGGGTGAGGGCAGAATTGACCCTTGGCGATGAGGGAAATGCTGCTTGCTGCGAAGATACCGTGGAAACTGAAACAATGACTGCTTTAAATCAGCCTGGGGTAGGAATGACTGAAAACATTCAGCGAGAGTTTGGTGGGCCGTGTAGGGGTCGAACCTACGGCCCGCTGATTAAGAGTCAGCTGCTCTACCAACTGAGCTAACGGCCCCACCGGTATGTGTGTTGTCGAATGCGAGTGCCTGACGGAGTGAATGGCGCGCCTGACAGGATTTGAACCTGTGGCCCTCAGCTCCGGAGGCTGATGCTCTATCCACTGAGCTACAGGCGCTCCAGCCGAACAGACCCGTCACATTAACACAGCATTTCTGTCGATGTCTAGGGAGTGGTGTCGAGGCTCACCAAGAAACCGTAAGGAAGCAGAATCTCTTCGCCGCTTGTCCGCTGGGTCTGGGTGAGGATCGACAAGCATACCGACTCTTCTGTCGAGAGTAGTCGTTCCTCCTGCCGTAGAGCTGCGGAAAGTCGCAGGATAGGCACCGCTGTTTGGACCGTACAAGCGCCTGCCACCGTGCCGCCGGCTTCAGTCGGAATACCCATCGTTCGGCAGGTGAAGGGGCGGAATCGATATATGCAACAACTGCCGTCCGTCGAAAGGGCCGGGCAGGGGAGATCGGAAAATCGTTCGACCATGATATCAATCGCCTCGTCGCGCCACTTATCCAATGAAGGGGTGCTGCGGAGTGCGGGGTATGCCGTTTCGAGCAGCTCAACCTGGCGGCGTGCCGTGGCGACGATCCTGAGGCGTTTGGGTTCTGGGAGAGTCTGAAGTCCGTGCTGGAGTTCGAGCGCATCCAGGCACGTGATGGGGAACGGACCGATACAGCAGTGGGAGCATCCGCGCGAGCAGGGGAGCGTTTCGAGAAGAGCGGCGTGAGCGCGCTGGAACCACTGTTCCGCTTGCTGGAAGAGAGGTAAGGGGGCTGGAGAGGCCGGCGGCGCCCCCATCGCCGTTACTCCTGAGGCACGGACAGGTCGACGATCAGCTCGCCCTTCGGGGAGAAAAACCCCTGTCCGTCGATCTGGACGATACCGTTGCAATGTTCTTGGAAAAACTCCAGGATCCAACCGTTGAAGTCGTAACCGTCCTCATTTACGTCTGCCTCGATCATGCGGGTGGTGAGAATGAATCGGGCACGGCGCACGTGTTCTTGGGCCAAAGTGGCTTCGATGTCGTCGTACGAAGACAGCGTCTCGAGAAACTGCGTTTGCTCCTGCTCGAATACGTCTTTGTACGAACCCCGGTCACGGACGCAGAACACGTGAATCGGCTTCCGTTCCCGGGCATAACTCAACGTGATCTGTACCCAGGCCCATTCATCCAGCAAGGCGTCGTCCATGTCGGCTGGAAGGATGGGGAGTTGTCCCCGAGATTTCAAAAAATCGATGAGGAGCCGAAGCGGAGGGGCATTCTCGTTCTTGCAGAAGACTCTGGAATAAACGACCGCTTCCGTTGCGGCCCCTTCCGCCGGTTGAGCGGTCGAAGGAAGGATGGGCAGTTCTTTGGCCATGAGCGCGCCTCTTGATTCTGAGCGAGTTTCGAAAAGATCTAGGACGGCTTACTGTACCCTCTGCCGCTTCCGAGGCGCAAGGCCGTTGGTTGATGGAGAGGCTGAGCTACAGTCCAGATGCCGCGATTCTCACGGACGGCTCTTGACAGCCCCCAGGGCTTTGGATACACTCTCGCCCTGTTTTCGGCCTGTTCACGCTTGACCGACGCAGAATTCCGGCTCCACCTCTGCACAAACGAGTCCATAGACCGAACACATCAGTTCACCTTCATTCGCTGTTCAAAGGGAGGAACGCATGGCCAAGTCGATGACGAAATCGCAGATTGCTGACCACCTCGCAGGAAAGGCGGGGATCACCAAAAAGACAGCCGTACAGCTGTTGGATGACCTTGCCTCGCTTGCCTATCGCGAGGCCAAGAATGCCTTCGTCGTGCCCGGCATCGGGAAGCTGGTGTTGGCCAACCGCAAGGCGCGCATGGGTCGGAATCCTCAGACGGGCGAGCCGATCAAGATTCCGGCAAAGCGAGTGGTGAAATTCCGCGTTGCCAAGATGGCCAAGGACGCGATCCTCGGGAAGAAATAAGCAGCCTGCGTTCTCATCACTCTGTTGCACAGCGAGGCCGACGCTCCCTCGAAGGGGCGCCGGCCTTCGTGTTTTGTGAGGTCGTTCGAAGGATTAGAACGAAGGGGACAGGCCGCTGCCCCCTGCGCCGTCATGTCCGACGAAGCGCAAGGCATCGCCGTCTTGCACAAGCGAATCTTCACTGGCGATACGTTTATTGATGGTGACGAGGACCTTCTTTTCCCGCAAGAGTTGCAGTACGTGGCGAAGACTGCGCCCCTGCCGTTGGATGATCTGCCGGACGGTGAGAGGGGCCGGAAGGTCGCAGGCCAGGTCGCGTTCTCCGTCTGTCGTTTGAAGTTGTCCCATCAGTGTGATCGTAATCATGTGGCGTGTGCCCTTTCAGTACCTTGTCGTGCAGCTTGGAAGTGGCCTCGCAACCTGGGCGATTGACTCCGGGAGGGGGCGACCTGAATAATAAGTCCATGCAATCACTCGATCTTCAGCACCCTGGAATGCCGGACTTGCAGTTCGTTCTCATGGTGTCGGCCCTGTGTACGTCTGAATTGTCGACCTTAAATGTTCCGGCTGAGGTGCGACGCAAGGTCTTCGATCGCTGTTGGGCCTTGGTGAGCACGGAACCACCGCCGACCGATCCCCCCAAACGTGTTCTCGACCTGAGGTTCGGGACGGAGCTTACGTTGGAGGCCCTCGTTGCGGCCATTCGTGAAACGTTCGCCGCGGTCGGGATCTCCGTGCTCACGTGGGATCATCCGCCGAGCAATCCGACTCAGAGCAGCAGTCCCGCTGCCCAACCCTTAATCGACCGACTACAGAAGCTCTATCCGGAGCCGCCGCCTGAACAAGCGGGCCCCGACTAGCCCTCGTTCCACAGGACTTTCCCGCAAAATCCGGCCCAACCACATTCATCATCCGCTTCAACGACCAGTTATGCTCCTCATAGGCGCTCAGTATGGCCGAGTCCTTTTGTGACATGCAAGGTCGCGAACCGGCATATCCCGCTATGTTACACCTCCAATGGGCGACG
It contains:
- a CDS encoding cytochrome c, producing the protein MVPERWKRLVFCFFILGVGACPALAADQAVLRPRVPADKIDEAKAWANPVPATADNIEKGKALFQGKAFCATCHGRDGKGLADIEGLRGKLPRNFTDKVWQTARSDGELFWILKNGSPGTDMASFVPLVLTEEEAWQVLLYVRSFGR
- a CDS encoding MoaD/ThiS family protein, whose product is MGQLQTTDGERDLACDLPAPLTVRQIIQRQGRSLRHVLQLLREKKVLVTINKRIASEDSLVQDGDALRFVGHDGAGGSGLSPSF
- a CDS encoding aldehyde dehydrogenase family protein, which codes for MNIGALFDLLGWRPEQRETPLSSMPWEPVEPAGLITSHNPATGALLARVRCCTQADYERSMRDLQQVQAVWKIVPAPRRGEIVRRIGQTLRDRKDALSTLVSLEVGKIKSEGEGEVQEMIDMADFAVGLSRMLYGQTMHSERPRHRMYEQWHPLGVVGVITAFNFPVAVWAWNAFIAAVAGNAVLWKPSPKAPLCALAVQRLCHHVLQEAGYPGLFSLMVTNEVEMAERMVRDDRLPLISFTGSVPVGRRVAETVGRRLGRSLLELSGNNAVIVDETADLDLATRAILFGAVGTAGQRCTSTRRLIVHESQYEQLIARLVAAYREVRVGDPLEPGVLMGPLIDREAVERYREALATVIREGGEVLYGGRVLTHPGHFVEPTIVRAENHWAVVQEETFAPILYVMTYRSFDDAIWMQNGVPQGLSSSLFTRDLRRSEVFLSAAGSDCGIANINLGTSGAEIGGAFGGEKTTGGGREAGSDAWKAYMRRQTNTINWGTELPLAQGITFGRTEGGYDGARG
- a CDS encoding PilZ domain-containing protein, whose amino-acid sequence is MHPKAAPPAPAHQKPDHATATLSFDRLHHRLNITCPALFSGTLFIAEGTVRNLSQAGCLLECDRAVLQGSYMPLRILLPDHHRSLIVELAAVRWVDGDRMGVEFLRFPQQEQSRLATFLKSLQGR
- a CDS encoding HU family DNA-binding protein, coding for MAKSMTKSQIADHLAGKAGITKKTAVQLLDDLASLAYREAKNAFVVPGIGKLVLANRKARMGRNPQTGEPIKIPAKRVVKFRVAKMAKDAILGKK
- a CDS encoding YkgJ family cysteine cluster protein translates to MGAPPASPAPLPLFQQAEQWFQRAHAALLETLPCSRGCSHCCIGPFPITCLDALELQHGLQTLPEPKRLRIVATARRQVELLETAYPALRSTPSLDKWRDEAIDIMVERFSDLPCPALSTDGSCCIYRFRPFTCRTMGIPTEAGGTVAGACTVQTAVPILRLSAALRQEERLLSTEESVCLSILTQTQRTSGEEILLPYGFLVSLDTTP
- a CDS encoding DUF1264 domain-containing protein, translating into MKKGLLAVLAAATIGCAGVAPQKAVSGEPQSPVQGFDIHVQAPHLMPNGEPGGPFHHYCKGISDQILQCLLFDSPDPKAKLVAIEYFVSKDLTRKLPPIQWHRHFHDHKVEIATGRVQVLDLPPDQAAKVAEVAAGTDGVIYHLWQAGQEFPDGTVSFPQSLGHKFPGHSEK
- a CDS encoding redoxin domain-containing protein gives rise to the protein MPELLHVSNNAASPYFKSEHARHITTKEVQRMIEIGQKIPAFRVPALKRGTLTLCDLSSFRGQWLALCAIPSFGLHEATFLARHQEDFERDGARLVVLCPEVTTLHAEWIRLYPTLRLPMLADPLMRIHRSLNLSRHPSDGRCRSVLVDPAGTLRFHLTHDLNAREIEELKIVLSAAQPQTVHPARLPQVPRSKGALTSCVR
- a CDS encoding VOC family protein, which translates into the protein MLTRMTADFLSRNYAGRLVQESLDAVGVGFVPVIDHVTIRTMDIDLRAQEFVSLGYAYDETLQYDDWYAKVYRRAGFPALFVDQAYPDERGKTSIIPRWVQKFGDQLFHHVAIRVEDIEQAVDRLKAQGIVFAGEIVGARGGTLRQIFTAPEMVEGHPFSVLELAERHQGYQGFLPPQADSLMRSTVHGH
- a CDS encoding saccharopine dehydrogenase NADP-binding domain-containing protein; the protein is MPQVLVLGAGKIGSLVAGLLSVEGHYEVHLADLTLDGPKRLIDELSLTSVTPCALDVRRADSVAAYVSSHRFDAVVSSLPYFCNPAVAEVARAQRLHYFDLTEDVTVTARVRTISAGSDRAFIPQCGLAPGFISIVANDLIGHFESVESVKLRVGALPVHPSNALKYSLTWSTDGLINEYGNVCVGIEGGQEVRLQPLEGYETIELDGLLYEAFNTSGGLGTLADTYRGRVRTMNYKTLRYPGHCEKIQFLMNDLKLNDDRETLKRILERAIPQTLQDVVLIYAAVTGTRQGELFEETYVKKVYPQARLGRLWSAIQVTTASSLCSVVDLVLCNPSAYRGFVTQECFPLRSILDNRFGISFRS
- a CDS encoding c-type cytochrome, coding for MVRPRCAPRTVMMGVVLCIVGAGTAVGQASPSAHAPHRTVTLDGITVPDIGPLPSSVPMPGTNLGYAAKVELGKQLYFDGRLSKNNAISCAFCHNPGTGFADARQTSIGVGGGIGGRQSPTVFNTAFNPFQFWDGRARSLEEQAIGPIHNPIEMAETHEHVVAKLGKIKGYQQQFRVVFGTDVNLQGIAEALAAYERTVLSTNSAFDKYVGGDHRAMSDAAVRGMALFKGKARCILCHNGPNFTDNQFHNLGVPQVGPLKEDLGRFLVTKAEKDKGAFKTPTLRSIAETAPYMHDGVYKTLEEVVEFLDQGGEANPNLSPMIRPLGLTAEEKADLIAFLQALTGEPLKVVMPKLPQ